A segment of the Gemmatimonadaceae bacterium genome:
TGGGTGGCGCGCGGTCGTTACCCCAGGTGTAGCAGTCCTCCGTGGCCCTCCGCTATTCCTCCGTGCCTCCGTGGTGAAAGAAACCAGAGTGCCACACCGAACTACTGCGTCACCGCCGGCCCGTACTTGTCGAACCACGCCCGCAGGTACGCCTGCGTGCGCAGGAAATTCGACGGGGTGGACGACGTGCCGTGCCATTCATTGTTGAAGCGCACCATCGCGGTGGGCACGCCGCGGAAACGCAGCGCCTCGTAGTACTCCTCGGTCTGCGGCATCGGCGTGCGCAGGTCGAGGACGCCCGTCATCAGCATCGTCGGCGTCTTCACGTTGCCGACGTACATGATGGGCGAGCGGCGCAGGTGTTCGCTCGGATCCTCCCAGAACGGCTTCTCGAAGTTGCGGTACCAGCTCGGCCCGTCGGTCACGCCGACAAAGCTCATCCAGTTGATCACCGGGCAGTTGGACGATGCCGCCGCGAAGCGGTTGGTGTGCCCCACCGTCCACGCCGTCAGCACGCCGCCGCCCGAGCAGCCGTAGACGAACAGCCGCTTGCCGTCGATGTAGCCGCGGCCGAGCACGGTGTCCACGCCGGCCATCAGGTCGTCGAAGTCCTTGTCCGGGTACGCGTTCTTGATGGCGTTGCCGAACGCCGAGCCGTAGCCCGTGGAGCCGCGCGGGTTCACGTAGAGCGTGACGAAGCCGTTCGCGGCGTGTTCCTGGAAGGCGAAGTTGAACCCGACGTTGTACATCGAGTGCGGGCCGCCGTGGATGCTGAGCATCAGCGGATACTTCCGCGCCGGGTCGAAGGCGGGCGGCTTCACGATCCATCCCTGGATGCGCAGCCCGTCCCTGGACTTGTACCAGACTTCCTCCACCGCGCCCAACTGCTTGCCGTCGAGCACATCGGCATTGACCGCCGTCAGCTGCGTGAGCGTGGCCGGCGTCTTCACCGAGAACTTCACCACGTCGTTGGGTAGCTGCGGCGCGGTCCGCACGCCCACCGCGACGCCATTGCGGATATCCGACACCGTCACGAGCTGCTGCCCGGTGGTCAGCTGCCTGATCTGCCCGGTGAGCGTCGTCGCGTAGAGGTGACGGCTTCCCTCGTTCTCTGCCGTGAAGTAGATGGTCGCGCCATCCTCCGACCAGATCAGCTGGGACGGCGACCGGTCGAACGTCGCGTTCAAGGCGTGCGGGTTGCTGCCGTCGGCATCCATCACATACAGCAGCGCGTCCTTCCACGTCGCGTCGGTGGAGTCGAAGCCGACATACGCGATCTTCTTGCCGTCCGGCGAGGGCGACGGCGACCCATCGGGCCCCTTGCGATGCGTCAGTTCACGGATGGCGCTGCTCTTGAGGTCGGCCGCGTAGATCTCCGAATCGCGCCAGATGTGCTCGGCGTTCGGCACCCGCTTGCCGGTGAAGAGCAGCGTCGCGTTGTCGAGCCAGACCGCGGCGCCGTGGTTCCACTCGCCATTCGTGACCTGCCGCGGCGTGCCGCCGCCGGCGTCGATCACGAAGACGTGATTCCAGAAATCGTCGACGAAGCCCACGCGGTCCTGCCGGTAGTCGAGGCGCGTCACCACCTTGGGCGCCTCGGTCCACTTCGCGCCCTTGGGAGGCGCGGGAAGATTGACCTTCGCGAAGAGGTCCTCGCGCCGTGCGGGGACGTTCATCGAGAACGAGAGGCGCGTCCCGTCGGGCGACCACTCAAGGTTCGAGGGGGACTCGGTGAGGTGCGAGATCTGCGTGACCGCCCCCTCGGCATCCATATACCGAACGAAGATCTGCGAGCCGGTGGGTTCTCCCTTGGCCACGTAGGCGATGCGCGTGCCGTCGGGGCTCCACTTGGCGCCGCTCCCGCTGACGAGCGCGCGCGGCTGCGAGCCATCCGCCTTCATCATCCAGACCGACGACTCCCATTTGTCGTTGGTCTTGTCGATCCAGCGGCGGGTGAAGATGATGCGCGCGCCGTCGGGCGAGAGCTCGGGCGACTGCACGTCTTCCCAGTCGAGGTAGTCCTGCAGCTGCAGCGTGGTGGGGCGTCCCTGGCCAGCCGCGTTGGCGGCGAGCGAGGCGACGAGGGCGAGCGCTATGGCTCCGGTGCGAACGAGGGGCCTCACGGCAATCTCCGGAAGGTGGGTCGACCGAGAAACTACTGGCCGCCGCTGGGTTCCGTCAGTTGGGCAGGGTTTCTTGCGCCACGCTGGACTTCTTCACCACGGAGGCACGGAGGACGACCTGAGGGCCACGGAGAAACTGCTACAACTGGGGGTAACGACAGCGCGGCACGCAGGACTGTGCGTGGCGCGCGCTGTTACCCTAGGAGTTGCAGTTCTCCGTGGCCCTCAAGCAGTTCTCCGTGCCTCCGTGGTGAAGAAGCCCAGAGTGCCACGCCGAACTACATCGGCTCGACGTGCTCCGCCTGCCACTTGGCGGCCGTGCCGCAGACGGTGCACGAGGCCTTGCCCTTGCCGTACAGCACGAACTCGGCCTCGATGCCGCACGACGGGCACGTGGCCTTTACGGTGCGCATGCCATCGGTGGACTCGCCGCTATGAATCAGGCGCGACACCATGGCCTGCGGCTCGGCCGCCCCCAGCGGGCAGAGGCCGCCCGAGCAGTGCTCGCCGATCTCCAGGCAGATCAACTCGTCGTCGTGCACCGTCGCCTGATGCTCTCCCAGCGGCGCCTCCGAGATCATCACCTTCACCTGCCGGTCGCACGCGCTGCAATACAGTTGATGGCTCTTCATACCACACACTCCTCGTGGGTGACGCCGGCGGTCGCCGGCCGGGGAGAAACTCAGGCGACGGTGATAACGTCGGCGCCGGCAATCTGCGACTTCGCGAACGACAACGCCTGTTGCTGCGGGAAGCCGAACACCGACACCGCGCACGGCTCGGCGTCCACGCAACGGTCGGCCAGCACCGTCACGCTGCGCACGCGCGTCTCGCGCGGCGAGGCGGTGGCCGGATCCATCAGGTGATGATACCGCTTGCCGCGATAGCGGAAGAAGCGCTCGTAGTCGCCCGACGTCGCCACGGCGCGGTCGGAGACCTCGAATTCCCGCACGACGCTGCGCAGGTCGTCCGGCGACTTGATGCCGACGCGCCAGGCGCCGCCCTCGGGCGACTCACCCAGGGCATACAGGTCGCCGCCGAGGTTGACGATGGCATGCTGGATGCCGCGATCGCGCAACGCCTGCACGGCGCGGTCGATCGAGTATCCCTTGCCGATGCCGCCCAGGTCGAGGTGCAGATCGCGGTCGCCGAAACGCAGCGCGCCCTTCCCCGAACCGACCGACAGGTCCACATGCCGCCAGAACGAACGATTGGCGAGGCGCGCCACCTGCTCCGCCGGCGGCGGCTCGTGGCGGTTGGTCACGTCCCACAGCTCCGAGGCGGCGCCGAGGCCGGCATCGAAGCGGCCGTTGCTGGCCGACGACCAGCGCAGCGCCGTCCGCACTAGCTGCGCCGTCTCGGCGCTGACGGCCACGCCGTCGCGCGCGGCGCCAGCGTTGGCGCGCCCGATGTCGGAGGCAGGGTTGAAGCGCGACATCGTCGCGTCCACCCAGCGCAGTTCGGCAAGGGCGGCCTCGAGGGCCTCCTGCGCCACCGCCTCTTTGCGGTGCACGACCGTGAGTTCGGCGATGGTGCCCATCACCGGCACGGTGCGGCGCGCCACCGCCACGTGGCGGCGCAGCGCCAGGGGGAGTGCCGCCAGCGCAAAGGCGCCGGTGCCGATGGCAAGGAATTCGCGGCGGCCGAACGGCCGCGGCAGGGACTGGTCAGTCATGGTGGGCATGCCTCTCTTGTCGGGCACAAGCGTTGGAGCAACCATTGCAGTGGCCGGCGCATCCGTAGTTGCGCACCAGGCCGTAAAGGGCAAACAGCACCGCGGCGATCACGATTCCCAGGATGGACTTGAGCATCAGCCGCTCCCCATGCCCGCAAAGCCCATGAAGGCCATCGACATGCACGAGGCGATGATGAGCACGAGCCCCATCTTCTTGGCCATCGCCGGCACATCGGCCACGTCCAGGCGCTCGCGAATGGAAGCCATCAGCGTCAGCGCGAGCGTCAGCCCGAGCCCGCCGCCGATGGCATACGTGATGCCCTCGAGCAGGTTGTAGCCGCGCGTGGTCTGCGTGAGCGCGAGGTAGAGAATCGCGCAGTTGGTGGTGATCAGCGGCAGGTAGATGCCGAGTTCACGGAAGAGCACCGGCAGGAACTTCTTGATCGCCATCTCGACGATCTGCACCAGCGACGCGATCACCACGATGAAGGCGATCGTGCGCAGGTACGGCGTGGCGGCCAGCACCCACGTGTTGAGGATCCAGACGGCCACCGCGGTCATCACGAGCACGAACGTGTTGGCCGCGCCCAGGCGCCAGCCGGTGTCCATCTTGGTCGTCACGCCGAAGAAGGAGCAGAGCCCCAGGAACATCGCCAGCGTGAAGTTGTTGATCAGCAGCGTCGAGAAGAAGATCCAGGCAAGATTGGAGATCATGCGGCCGCTCCCGCGAGCTGCGCCTTCTTGCGCTCGCTCCACCACCCCATCGTGAGGAACATGAGACCCATCGTCAGGAAGCCGCCCGGGGGCATGATCATGAAGACCCAGGGCTCGTAGTGGGGTCCGAAGACCGAATAGCCGAGGAACGTCCCGGCGCCCAGCACCTCGCGCACGACGCACATGATCGTCAGCGCCATCGTGAATCCGAATCCCTGCCCGAACGCGTCGGCAAGGGCGCGCGACGGTTTCACCTTGCCGGCGAACGCCTCGGCGCGGCCGAGGATGATGCAGTTCACGACGATCAGCGGAACGAACGGGCCAAGGGTGCGCGACAGCAGCGGCGAGTAGGCCTGCATCACCAGGTCGGCGATCGTCACGAAGGTCGCGATGATCAGGATGTAGGTGGCGAGGCGCACTTCGGTGGGAATGATCTTGCGCAGCAGCGAGATGAAGAGCGACGAGAAGACCAGCACGAAGAGCGTCGCCGCCCCC
Coding sequences within it:
- a CDS encoding S9 family peptidase; protein product: MRPLVRTGAIALALVASLAANAAGQGRPTTLQLQDYLDWEDVQSPELSPDGARIIFTRRWIDKTNDKWESSVWMMKADGSQPRALVSGSGAKWSPDGTRIAYVAKGEPTGSQIFVRYMDAEGAVTQISHLTESPSNLEWSPDGTRLSFSMNVPARREDLFAKVNLPAPPKGAKWTEAPKVVTRLDYRQDRVGFVDDFWNHVFVIDAGGGTPRQVTNGEWNHGAAVWLDNATLLFTGKRVPNAEHIWRDSEIYAADLKSSAIRELTHRKGPDGSPSPSPDGKKIAYVGFDSTDATWKDALLYVMDADGSNPHALNATFDRSPSQLIWSEDGATIYFTAENEGSRHLYATTLTGQIRQLTTGQQLVTVSDIRNGVAVGVRTAPQLPNDVVKFSVKTPATLTQLTAVNADVLDGKQLGAVEEVWYKSRDGLRIQGWIVKPPAFDPARKYPLMLSIHGGPHSMYNVGFNFAFQEHAANGFVTLYVNPRGSTGYGSAFGNAIKNAYPDKDFDDLMAGVDTVLGRGYIDGKRLFVYGCSGGGVLTAWTVGHTNRFAAASSNCPVINWMSFVGVTDGPSWYRNFEKPFWEDPSEHLRRSPIMYVGNVKTPTMLMTGVLDLRTPMPQTEEYYEALRFRGVPTAMVRFNNEWHGTSSTPSNFLRTQAYLRAWFDKYGPAVTQ
- a CDS encoding FAD:protein FMN transferase, with the protein product MTDQSLPRPFGRREFLAIGTGAFALAALPLALRRHVAVARRTVPVMGTIAELTVVHRKEAVAQEALEAALAELRWVDATMSRFNPASDIGRANAGAARDGVAVSAETAQLVRTALRWSSASNGRFDAGLGAASELWDVTNRHEPPPAEQVARLANRSFWRHVDLSVGSGKGALRFGDRDLHLDLGGIGKGYSIDRAVQALRDRGIQHAIVNLGGDLYALGESPEGGAWRVGIKSPDDLRSVVREFEVSDRAVATSGDYERFFRYRGKRYHHLMDPATASPRETRVRSVTVLADRCVDAEPCAVSVFGFPQQQALSFAKSQIAGADVITVA
- a CDS encoding Rnf-Nqr domain containing protein, which translates into the protein MISNLAWIFFSTLLINNFTLAMFLGLCSFFGVTTKMDTGWRLGAANTFVLVMTAVAVWILNTWVLAATPYLRTIAFIVVIASLVQIVEMAIKKFLPVLFRELGIYLPLITTNCAILYLALTQTTRGYNLLEGITYAIGGGLGLTLALTLMASIRERLDVADVPAMAKKMGLVLIIASCMSMAFMGFAGMGSG
- a CDS encoding electron transport complex subunit E, with the protein product MTAVEVETVEQAPEPIVPGAPPPQPLWSDFWRGIADDNPVMIQMLGLCPTMAISNQVKNGLGMGAATLFVLVFSSLFISLLRKIIPTEVRLATYILIIATFVTIADLVMQAYSPLLSRTLGPFVPLIVVNCIILGRAEAFAGKVKPSRALADAFGQGFGFTMALTIMCVVREVLGAGTFLGYSVFGPHYEPWVFMIMPPGGFLTMGLMFLTMGWWSERKKAQLAGAAA